A window of the Streptomyces sp. NBC_01351 genome harbors these coding sequences:
- a CDS encoding DUF6777 domain-containing protein, giving the protein MHGPTPPTPTTPPTTLPTTAPTTPRQAPRRHAQAGAALFAALGLFAAGCGGSEETQASAGPESQEVYLQPVASAGPDPFTASSATAESAPVQPPLPNPTGRGIRTVNADTPGLYGGTQRLGSCDVEQQVRYLTEDDGKARAFAQAADVEQAKIPEFLRGLTPVVLRADTRVTNHGFRGGRADGFQSVLQAGTAVLVDEHGMPRVRCGCGNPLGSPRAAKGSPVHKGEPWHGYQPNQVVVIEPTIHVINNLVIVNIADNTWLERKHGDDGAQDRTPQVVPPYDPADGIPAGPSTTPGTTRPGTDPADPCASPVGPDGNSLARTSPPGTPPAAPAPGTTDCPTGPAAPSNPASPQQQPTPLPPPDAPTDIPSDLPPQIPTEPGVPLEPDGSTPGPTDPYDPFTDPNADPPADPYSDPNADPPADPYEDPNLSPPPSDEGYELESA; this is encoded by the coding sequence GTGCACGGACCGACACCTCCGACGCCGACGACACCTCCGACGACACTTCCGACGACCGCGCCGACGACACCTCGTCAGGCGCCGCGTCGTCACGCCCAGGCCGGCGCCGCCCTGTTCGCCGCGCTCGGCCTGTTCGCGGCGGGCTGCGGCGGCTCCGAGGAGACCCAGGCGAGCGCCGGTCCCGAAAGCCAGGAGGTCTACCTCCAGCCCGTGGCCTCGGCCGGCCCCGACCCCTTCACCGCCTCGTCGGCCACCGCCGAGTCCGCCCCCGTACAGCCCCCGCTGCCCAATCCGACCGGACGCGGCATCCGCACCGTCAACGCCGACACCCCCGGCCTGTATGGAGGAACCCAGCGGCTCGGCAGCTGCGACGTGGAACAGCAGGTCCGCTACCTCACCGAGGACGACGGCAAGGCCCGCGCCTTCGCCCAGGCCGCCGACGTCGAACAGGCGAAGATCCCCGAGTTCCTGCGCGGCCTCACCCCAGTCGTGCTCCGCGCCGACACCCGCGTCACCAACCACGGCTTCCGCGGCGGCCGCGCGGACGGCTTCCAGTCCGTCCTCCAGGCCGGTACGGCCGTCCTCGTAGACGAGCACGGAATGCCCCGGGTCCGCTGCGGATGCGGAAACCCGCTGGGCTCCCCGCGCGCCGCGAAGGGATCCCCGGTACACAAGGGCGAACCGTGGCACGGCTACCAGCCCAACCAGGTCGTCGTCATCGAACCCACCATCCATGTGATCAACAACCTGGTGATCGTCAACATCGCCGACAACACCTGGCTGGAACGCAAGCACGGCGACGACGGTGCCCAGGACCGCACCCCGCAGGTGGTGCCCCCGTACGACCCAGCCGACGGCATCCCGGCCGGTCCCTCCACCACCCCCGGGACCACACGGCCGGGCACCGACCCGGCCGACCCGTGCGCGAGCCCGGTCGGCCCCGACGGCAACAGCCTGGCCCGGACCTCCCCGCCCGGCACCCCGCCCGCCGCGCCGGCCCCCGGGACCACGGACTGCCCGACGGGCCCGGCCGCACCCTCGAACCCGGCCTCCCCGCAGCAGCAGCCGACACCGCTTCCGCCCCCCGACGCGCCCACGGACATCCCGTCCGACCTGCCGCCGCAGATCCCGACCGAACCCGGGGTGCCGCTGGAGCCCGACGGTTCCACGCCCGGCCCGACCGATCCGTACGACCCCTTCACCGACCCGAACGCCGATCCGCCCGCGGACCCGTACTCCGACCCGAACGCCGATCCGCCCGCGGACCCGTACGAGGACCCGAACCTGAGCCCTCCGCCCTCGGACGAGGGGTACGAGCTGGAGAGCGCCTGA
- a CDS encoding YndJ family protein, whose product MTVLVNVIVTLGMLYVVPAGLRLIDPAGLRRAAALWPLPAAAGALCLWLPRGLPATALAALYAAACLALAARAPVRLLRGRSPSRPSPATTLLDLRCASGTSGPAEIAVATALVSPSIAGTALVAERAGYRLFGFDLDILALTVPHFHFAGFTAALVAGLVCRVAVPGRWARGAAYSVPAGTLLVLLGYFVGDWAELVGAVVLTGGMWAVALLTWREIRPGARDRTTRALLATSATVLPATMLLALWWAVGEATDIVHPTLTWMAATHGLGNALGFALCSVLAWRRLTADDAADHATDHAAHHEETSP is encoded by the coding sequence GTGACGGTACTGGTGAACGTGATCGTCACCCTGGGCATGCTGTACGTGGTCCCGGCCGGGCTTCGTCTGATCGACCCGGCCGGACTGCGCCGGGCCGCCGCGCTCTGGCCCCTGCCGGCCGCCGCCGGGGCGCTGTGCCTCTGGCTGCCGCGCGGGCTGCCCGCCACGGCGCTCGCCGCACTCTACGCCGCCGCCTGCCTGGCCCTCGCGGCGCGGGCCCCGGTCCGGCTGCTGCGCGGCCGCTCCCCCTCCCGCCCGTCGCCCGCCACCACCCTGCTCGACCTCCGCTGCGCGTCGGGCACCTCCGGCCCTGCCGAGATCGCCGTGGCCACCGCGCTGGTCTCGCCCTCGATCGCCGGGACCGCCCTGGTCGCCGAGCGGGCCGGGTACCGGCTCTTCGGCTTCGACCTCGACATCCTGGCGCTGACCGTGCCGCACTTCCACTTCGCCGGGTTCACGGCCGCCCTGGTCGCCGGGCTGGTGTGCCGGGTGGCCGTGCCGGGCCGCTGGGCGCGCGGGGCGGCGTACAGCGTCCCCGCGGGCACCCTGCTGGTACTGCTCGGCTACTTCGTCGGCGACTGGGCCGAGCTGGTGGGAGCCGTGGTGCTGACCGGCGGGATGTGGGCCGTGGCCCTGCTGACCTGGCGGGAGATCCGGCCCGGGGCACGGGACCGGACCACGCGGGCACTGCTCGCGACCTCGGCGACGGTGTTGCCGGCGACCATGCTGCTCGCCCTGTGGTGGGCGGTCGGCGAGGCCACCGACATCGTGCACCCCACCCTGACCTGGATGGCCGCCACCCACGGCCTCGGAAACGCCCTCGGATTCGCCCTGTGCTCGGTGCTGGCCTGGCGCCGACTCACCGCGGACGACGCCGCGGACCACGCCACAGACCACGCCGCACACCATGAGGAGACCTCGCCATGA
- a CDS encoding DUF1990 family protein, with protein MTRLISAGRDTVSYPDRGATAHRPLPAGYNHLHHRTRVGHGRAAFEAAGTAVTTFHAHRTSGMRVRAADGAVRPGSRVVVGIGLGPLRIDAPCEVIWTAYEPARVGFAYGTLTGHPECGEESFMVEIDPDGTVWFTVTAFSRPNSWYTRLGGPVIPFLQLRYARWLGRHVRKLAAAA; from the coding sequence ATGACCCGCCTCATCAGCGCCGGCCGGGACACCGTCAGCTACCCCGACCGGGGCGCGACGGCCCACCGGCCCCTGCCCGCCGGATACAACCACCTGCACCACCGCACCCGCGTCGGGCACGGCCGGGCCGCCTTCGAGGCCGCGGGAACGGCGGTGACCACCTTCCACGCCCACCGGACCTCGGGCATGCGGGTCCGGGCCGCGGACGGTGCCGTCCGCCCCGGCAGCCGGGTCGTCGTCGGGATCGGCCTCGGGCCGCTGCGGATAGACGCCCCGTGCGAGGTGATCTGGACAGCGTACGAACCCGCCCGCGTGGGGTTCGCGTACGGAACCCTGACCGGGCACCCCGAGTGCGGGGAGGAGTCGTTCATGGTGGAGATCGACCCCGACGGCACGGTGTGGTTCACGGTGACCGCCTTCAGCCGCCCGAACAGCTGGTACACCCGGCTCGGGGGGCCGGTGATCCCCTTCCTCCAGCTCCGTTACGCCCGCTGGCTGGGCCGGCACGTCCGCAAGCTGGCCGCCGCCGCCTGA
- a CDS encoding lipase maturation factor family protein — translation MDWFTAPGSWLARLVFQRALAGVYLFAFVGAALQFRALIGAHGMLPVPRYTRYVPFRRAPSLFQLRYSDRLFAGCAWAGAALAAALAAGAGDAVPLGAAMGMWAVLWLLYLSIVNVGQTWYSFGWESLLLEVGFLAVFLGNARAGPPVLVLWLLRWVLFRVEFGAGLIKMRGDSCWRKLTCLYFHHETQPMPGPLSWFFHHLPRPLHRVECAANHVTQLVVPVLLFTPQPVASYAAGIIVATQLWLVLSGNFAWLNWITITVALSAVDFTGIAGAPPAAASREAPLWYVVLVCAVTALVLYLSRHPVLNMISRRQVMNRSFDALHLVNTYGAFGSVGRVRMEVAVEGTAEHRPRTDGAWREYGFKGKPDEPHRLPRQFAPYHLRLDWLMWFAAISPGYARDWFGPFVERLLASDRDTLRLLRHNPFPDAPPLYVRARLYRYRYTTWRELRETGDWWHRTLVREYLPPTRLAEAARSEPE, via the coding sequence ATGGACTGGTTCACGGCGCCCGGCTCCTGGCTCGCCCGGTTGGTCTTCCAGCGGGCCCTGGCCGGCGTCTACCTCTTCGCCTTCGTCGGGGCCGCCCTTCAGTTCCGGGCCCTGATCGGGGCGCACGGCATGCTGCCCGTGCCGCGCTACACGCGGTACGTGCCCTTCCGCCGCGCCCCGAGCCTGTTCCAACTGCGCTACTCCGACCGGCTCTTCGCCGGGTGCGCCTGGGCCGGGGCGGCGCTGGCCGCGGCGCTGGCCGCCGGGGCCGGGGACGCGGTGCCGCTGGGCGCGGCCATGGGGATGTGGGCCGTGCTGTGGCTGCTCTACCTCTCCATCGTGAACGTGGGGCAGACCTGGTACTCCTTCGGCTGGGAGTCGCTGCTGCTGGAGGTGGGGTTCCTCGCCGTCTTCCTCGGCAACGCGCGCGCCGGGCCCCCGGTACTGGTGCTGTGGCTGCTGCGCTGGGTCCTCTTCCGCGTGGAGTTCGGGGCCGGGCTGATCAAGATGCGCGGGGACTCCTGCTGGCGGAAACTCACCTGCCTGTACTTCCACCACGAGACGCAGCCGATGCCGGGGCCGCTGAGCTGGTTCTTCCACCACCTGCCGAGACCCCTGCACCGGGTGGAGTGCGCCGCCAACCACGTGACCCAACTGGTGGTCCCGGTCCTGCTCTTCACCCCGCAGCCGGTGGCCTCGTACGCCGCCGGGATCATCGTCGCGACGCAGTTGTGGCTGGTGCTGTCGGGGAACTTCGCCTGGCTGAACTGGATCACCATCACGGTGGCCCTGTCCGCCGTGGACTTCACCGGGATCGCGGGCGCTCCCCCGGCCGCCGCCTCTCGCGAGGCGCCGCTCTGGTACGTGGTGTTGGTGTGCGCGGTGACCGCCCTGGTGCTGTACCTCAGCCGCCATCCCGTGCTCAACATGATCTCGCGGCGGCAGGTGATGAACCGCTCCTTCGACGCCCTGCACCTGGTCAACACATACGGGGCCTTCGGCTCGGTCGGCCGGGTCCGGATGGAGGTGGCGGTCGAGGGCACGGCCGAGCACAGGCCCCGCACGGACGGCGCCTGGCGGGAGTACGGCTTCAAGGGCAAGCCGGATGAACCGCACAGGCTGCCGCGCCAGTTCGCCCCGTACCACCTGCGCCTGGACTGGCTGATGTGGTTCGCGGCGATCTCCCCCGGCTACGCGCGGGACTGGTTCGGACCGTTCGTGGAGCGGCTCCTGGCGAGCGACCGGGACACGCTGCGGCTGCTGCGCCACAACCCCTTCCCGGACGCCCCGCCCCTGTACGTCCGGGCCCGGCTGTACCGCTACCGCTACACGACCTGGCGGGAGCTGCGCGAGACGGGCGACTGGTGGCACCGCACGCTGGTGCGCGAGTACCTGCCGCCGACCCGCCTCGCCGAGGCTGCCCGGTCAGAGCCCGAGTAG
- a CDS encoding NAD-dependent epimerase/dehydratase family protein, translating into MKLLMLGGTEFVGRAITEDALARGWEVTVFHRGHHAPPPGTTAVHGDRTAAGGLDALAEGEWDLVVDTWSGAPTAVRDSARLLHGRVGGYVYISSRSVYAYPAPAGLDEDGPLVEGSPDADAIAYAEDKRGGELAALDAFGDRALLVRAGLIIGPYENVGRLPWWLNRIARGGPFVAPGRPGQPLQYIDVRDLARWSLDAGAAGLGGAYNMVSPVGHATMGSLLAACAAATGADAEPRWTDAAVIEKAGIEPWTELPIWLPEGELEAYMFGGDVTKVLEAGLVCRPVEETVADTWTWLQSIGGEAPHRPDRPKKGISAEQEAALLGL; encoded by the coding sequence ATGAAACTGTTGATGCTGGGTGGTACCGAATTCGTCGGACGAGCGATCACCGAGGACGCCCTCGCCCGGGGCTGGGAGGTGACCGTCTTCCACCGCGGGCACCACGCGCCCCCGCCGGGCACCACCGCCGTGCACGGGGACCGCACCGCCGCCGGCGGCCTGGACGCCCTCGCCGAGGGGGAGTGGGACCTCGTCGTCGACACCTGGAGCGGCGCCCCCACCGCCGTGCGCGACAGCGCCCGGCTGCTGCACGGCCGGGTCGGCGGGTACGTGTACATATCGAGCCGCTCGGTGTACGCCTACCCGGCGCCGGCCGGTCTCGACGAGGACGGCCCGCTGGTCGAGGGCTCGCCCGACGCGGACGCCATCGCCTACGCCGAGGACAAGCGGGGCGGTGAACTCGCCGCCCTGGACGCCTTCGGCGACCGCGCCCTGCTGGTGCGCGCCGGGCTGATCATCGGCCCGTACGAGAACGTCGGCCGGCTGCCCTGGTGGCTGAACCGCATCGCCCGCGGCGGCCCCTTCGTCGCTCCCGGGCGCCCCGGCCAGCCGCTCCAGTACATCGACGTGCGCGACCTCGCGCGGTGGTCCCTCGACGCGGGCGCGGCCGGGCTCGGCGGCGCCTACAACATGGTCTCCCCGGTCGGCCACGCCACCATGGGCAGCCTCCTGGCCGCCTGCGCCGCCGCCACCGGCGCCGATGCCGAACCGCGCTGGACCGACGCGGCCGTCATCGAGAAGGCCGGGATCGAGCCCTGGACCGAGCTGCCCATCTGGCTCCCCGAGGGCGAGCTGGAGGCCTACATGTTCGGCGGCGACGTCACCAAGGTCCTGGAGGCGGGCCTCGTCTGCCGGCCCGTGGAGGAGACCGTGGCCGACACCTGGACCTGGCTCCAGTCGATCGGCGGCGAGGCCCCCCATCGGCCCGACCGCCCGAAGAAGGGCATATCCGCCGAGCAGGAAGCCGCGCTACTCGGGCTCTGA
- a CDS encoding SDR family NAD(P)-dependent oxidoreductase → MTVTEETNDYGQAYGPGIDPDRLALALSVIDELDKLDVDHPDAIAIRRATAGLYRTVKQRRRQERRASKTANDKAVTEATATGSAERIDDETEGILPTSVTDAGRIAGILQRPRSCYVCKTRYVEVDYFYHQLCPACAAENRARREARADLTGKRALLTGGRAKIGMYIALRLLRDGAHTTITTRFPKDAIRRFKAMEDSADWMHRLEVVGIDLRDPAQAVALADQVAEAGPLDILINNATQTVRRLPTAYAALVEGESAPLPAGELPAHHVIGAFNSGAVDGLAALPVGVSGLEAQKVADLALVAGNASLERHLAGTAIDAGGLLPDVVESNTWVQTIDQISPVELLETQLCNYTSPFILISALRPAMAEAARKASSGRAYVVNVSAMEGVFSRGYKGAGHPNTNAAKAAMNMVTRTSGQEMFQSDRILMTSVDTGWITDERPHFDKLRLAEEGFHAPLDLVDGAARVYDPVVRGEAGEDLYGVFLKDYAPANW, encoded by the coding sequence ATGACGGTGACCGAGGAAACCAACGACTACGGGCAGGCCTACGGGCCCGGCATCGACCCGGACCGGCTGGCTCTCGCCCTCAGCGTCATCGACGAGCTGGACAAGCTCGACGTCGACCACCCCGACGCGATCGCCATCCGCCGTGCCACCGCCGGCCTCTACCGCACGGTCAAGCAGCGCCGCCGCCAGGAGCGCCGCGCCTCCAAGACCGCCAACGACAAGGCCGTCACCGAGGCGACCGCGACCGGCTCCGCCGAGCGCATCGACGACGAGACCGAGGGCATCCTGCCCACCTCCGTCACGGACGCGGGCCGGATCGCCGGGATACTCCAGCGCCCGCGCTCCTGCTACGTCTGCAAGACGCGGTACGTCGAGGTCGACTACTTCTACCACCAGCTCTGCCCGGCGTGCGCCGCCGAGAACCGGGCCAGGCGAGAGGCCCGCGCCGACCTCACCGGCAAGCGGGCGCTGCTCACCGGTGGCCGGGCCAAGATCGGCATGTACATCGCGCTGCGGCTGCTGCGCGACGGCGCCCACACCACGATCACCACCCGCTTCCCCAAGGACGCCATCCGCCGCTTCAAGGCGATGGAGGACTCGGCGGACTGGATGCACCGCCTGGAGGTCGTCGGCATCGACCTGCGCGACCCGGCCCAGGCCGTCGCGCTCGCCGACCAGGTGGCCGAGGCCGGTCCGCTGGACATCCTGATCAACAACGCGACGCAGACCGTGCGCCGCCTGCCCACCGCGTACGCCGCGCTGGTCGAGGGCGAGAGTGCCCCGCTGCCCGCCGGCGAGCTCCCCGCCCACCACGTCATCGGCGCCTTCAACTCCGGTGCGGTCGACGGCCTGGCGGCGCTGCCCGTGGGAGTGAGCGGACTCGAGGCGCAGAAGGTGGCCGACCTCGCCCTGGTCGCGGGCAACGCCAGCCTGGAGCGGCACCTCGCCGGAACCGCCATCGACGCGGGCGGCCTGCTGCCCGACGTCGTCGAGAGCAACACCTGGGTGCAGACCATCGACCAGATCTCCCCGGTGGAGCTGCTCGAGACCCAGCTGTGCAACTACACGTCGCCCTTCATCCTGATCAGCGCGCTCCGGCCGGCCATGGCCGAGGCCGCGCGGAAGGCGTCCAGCGGGCGTGCGTACGTCGTGAACGTCTCGGCCATGGAGGGGGTCTTCAGCCGTGGCTACAAGGGTGCGGGGCACCCGAACACCAATGCCGCCAAGGCCGCGATGAACATGGTGACGCGGACCAGCGGCCAGGAGATGTTCCAGAGCGACCGCATCCTGATGACCTCGGTCGACACCGGCTGGATCACCGACGAGCGCCCGCACTTCGACAAGCTGCGCCTCGCCGAGGAGGGCTTCCACGCCCCCCTCGACCTGGTCGACGGCGCGGCCCGGGTCTACGACCCCGTCGTCCGCGGCGAGGCCGGCGAGGACCTGTACGGCGTCTTCCTGAAGGACTACGCCCCCGCGAACTGGTAG
- a CDS encoding transglycosylase family protein, translating into MGVRGRHRRYQPSSINRASLAVTAGGAGIALPFIGAGSVHAASVDTWNKVAACESTNNWQINTGNGYYGGLQFSQSTWRAFGGTAYAARADLATKDQQIAVAEKVLKGQGPQAWPNCGKKAGLSRGGQAPDVTPQGKPRQPQQTEQKQQTKTVPAQGSTTPRPTGTSVLPNPYVVAPGDSLSAIATEQHVEGGWQALYETNRATVGGNPNLIFPGQRLTLRITATPAPAVPPPASPAPPAQNPEKPPRTAEPVKPVEPAAEKPADKPAQKPAEKPVEKPAAKPVENPAPKPESAQQQPAVGGFSAPVDAALGTRYRVAGSSWSSGYHTGIDFPVATGTAVKSVGPGQIVSAGWAGAYGYQVVIRHTDGRYSQYAHLSALGVKAGQQVSGGQRIGRSGSTGNSTGPHLHFEMRTGPGYGSDIDPLKYLRSHGVDI; encoded by the coding sequence ATGGGTGTACGGGGCCGGCACCGCCGGTATCAGCCGAGCAGCATCAACCGCGCCTCGCTCGCCGTCACCGCCGGCGGAGCCGGGATCGCGCTCCCGTTCATCGGCGCGGGATCGGTGCACGCCGCCTCCGTGGACACCTGGAACAAGGTCGCCGCCTGCGAGTCGACGAACAACTGGCAGATCAACACCGGCAACGGCTACTACGGCGGCCTCCAGTTCAGCCAGAGCACGTGGCGCGCCTTCGGCGGCACCGCCTACGCCGCCCGCGCCGACCTGGCCACCAAGGACCAGCAGATCGCGGTCGCGGAGAAGGTGCTGAAGGGTCAGGGGCCGCAGGCCTGGCCGAACTGCGGGAAGAAGGCCGGACTCTCCCGAGGGGGCCAGGCTCCCGATGTCACGCCCCAGGGCAAGCCCCGGCAGCCGCAGCAGACGGAGCAGAAGCAGCAGACGAAAACGGTCCCGGCGCAGGGCAGCACCACGCCCCGCCCCACCGGGACCTCCGTCCTGCCGAACCCGTACGTCGTCGCGCCCGGCGACTCGCTCTCCGCGATCGCCACCGAGCAGCACGTCGAGGGCGGTTGGCAGGCGCTGTACGAGACCAACCGGGCCACCGTCGGCGGCAATCCGAACCTGATCTTCCCGGGACAGCGCCTCACCCTGAGGATCACCGCCACCCCGGCGCCGGCCGTGCCGCCGCCGGCATCGCCCGCGCCGCCCGCGCAGAATCCCGAGAAGCCGCCGCGCACCGCGGAACCGGTGAAGCCGGTCGAGCCGGCGGCCGAGAAGCCCGCCGACAAGCCGGCGCAGAAGCCGGCCGAGAAGCCCGTCGAAAAGCCGGCCGCGAAGCCCGTGGAAAACCCGGCCCCGAAGCCGGAGTCAGCGCAGCAGCAGCCGGCCGTCGGCGGATTCTCCGCCCCCGTCGACGCCGCCCTCGGCACCCGCTACCGCGTGGCCGGTTCCTCCTGGTCCAGCGGCTACCACACGGGCATCGACTTCCCGGTGGCGACCGGTACGGCCGTCAAGTCCGTCGGCCCCGGCCAGATCGTCTCCGCCGGCTGGGCCGGGGCGTACGGCTACCAGGTCGTCATCCGGCACACCGACGGCCGGTACTCCCAGTACGCCCACCTCTCCGCGCTCGGCGTCAAGGCCGGCCAGCAGGTGTCCGGCGGCCAGCGGATCGGCCGCTCCGGCTCGACGGGCAACAGCACCGGCCCGCACCTGCACTTCGAGATGCGCACGGGGCCCGGCTACGGCTCCGACATCGACCCGCTGAAGTACCTCCGTTCCCACGGAGTCGACATCTGA